In a genomic window of Helianthus annuus cultivar XRQ/B chromosome 10, HanXRQr2.0-SUNRISE, whole genome shotgun sequence:
- the LOC110885603 gene encoding 9-cis-epoxycarotenoid dioxygenase NCED1, chloroplastic, whose product MAFASTSSSNTICTNLIPTHSLSSSTKKGFNSNPFSSSSSSTSNSFSFFSRKYKTTKPTKCALQSPPSMNFTKPSANSWNLLQKASAMALDAIENTLLEREKKHPLPKTVDPNVQIAGNFFPVPETPVHHCLPVEGTIPDDIDGVYLRNGANPMFEPPSDHHLFDGDGMIYAVKFDNGSASYACRFTETQRLVQERAYGKPVFPKTIGELHGHSGIAKLLLFYARGLCGLVDHSQGIGVANAGLVYFNNRLLAMSEDDLPYEVRVTETGDLKTVGRFDFNGQLKSTMIAHPKVDPVSGELFALSYDVIKKPYLKYFRFSPDGHKSDDVAINLGGPTMVHDFAITENFVVVPDHQVVFKMSEMITGGSPVVYDKEKVSRFGVLDKYAGDDSGIKWFEVPDCFCFHLWNAWEEPETEEVVVIGSCMTPADSIFNESHEQLKSVLSEIRLNLKTGESTRQAIISPENDVNLEAGMVNKNLLGRKSKYAYLAIADPWPKVSGFAKVDLSTGEITKFIYGDEKYGGEPLFLPRETNSKSEDDGHILSFVHDEKTSKSELHIVNAITLQLEATVKLPSRVPYGFHGTFVSVKSLATQA is encoded by the coding sequence ATGGCGTTTGCTTCCACTTCAAGTTCAAATACAATTTGTACAAACCTTATACCCACTCACTCATTATCATCTTCAACAAAAAAAGGGTTCAATTCAAACcccttttcttcatcttcatcttcaacttCGAATTCATTCTCATTTTTTTCGCGTAAATATAAAACTACAAAACCAACAAAATGTGCTCTGCAGTCACCTCCAAGTATGAATTTCACCAAACCATCGGCCAACTCATGGAACCTGTTGCAAAAAGCATCAGCCATGGCATTGGACGCGATCGAAAACACGTTACTTGAACGCGAAAAGAAACACCCGTTACCGAAAACGGTCGACCCGAATGTCCAAATCGCCGGAAACTTTTTTCCGGTACCTGAGACGCCGGTGCACCACTGTCTCCCGGTGGAGGGAACAATCCCGGACGATATCGACGGAGTGTACTTGCGAAATGGGGCTAACCCGATGTTCGAGCCGCCATCCGATCACCATTTGTTTGATGGTGACGGAATGATTTACGCGGTAAAGTTCGATAACGGCTCAGCGAGTTACGCTTGCCGGTTTACAGAGACTCAGAGGCTCGTTCAAGAACGTGCGTATGGTAAAccggtttttccgaaaactattggTGAACTTCATGGGCATTCTGGTATTGCTAAATTGTTGCTGTTTTACGCACGCGGATTGTGTGGTTTGGTAGATCATAGCCAAGGCATTGGCGTGGCGAACGCGGGTTTGGTTTATTTTAACAACCGGCTTTTAGCTATGTCCGAAGATGATTTACCGTACGAAGTACGGGTCACCGAAACCGGTGATTTGAAAACCGTTGGTCGGTTTGACTTCAACGGGCAGTTGAAGTCTACCATGATTGCTCACCCGAAAGTGGACCCAGTTTCGGGTGAGCTTTTTGCGCTAAGTTATGATGTAATAAAGAAACCGTATTTAAAATACTTTCGATTCAGCCCTGATGGACACAAATCTGATGACGTGGCTATTAATTTGGGGGGACCAACTATGGTTCATGATTTCGCGATCACGGAGAATTTTGTTGTGGTGCCGGACCACCAGGTGGTTTTCAAGATGTCGGAGATGATCACCGGTGGGTCTCCGGTAGTGTATGATAAGGAGAAAGTTTCACGGTTTGGTGTTTTGGATAAGTACGCCGGTGATGATTCCGGGATCAAGTGGTTTGAAGTTCccgattgtttttgttttcatcttTGGAACGCTTGGGAAGAACCCGAAACCGAAGAAGTGGTCGTGATCGGGTCGTGCATGACTCCGGCGGACTCCATTTTTAACGAGAGTCATGAACAATTGAAGAGTGTTTTGTCTGAAATTAGACTTAATTTAAAAACTGGAGAATCCACTCGCCAGGCGATCATTTCGCCGGAAAACGACGTCAATTTGGAAGCAGGGATGGTGAATAAGAACCTTCTTGGCCGGAAGTCGAAATACGCATACCTTGCGATAGCTGATCCGTGGCCGAAGGTTTCCGGTTTCGCTAAAGTGGACCTCTCTACAGGAGAAATAACAAAATTCATATACGGCGACGAAAAATACGGTGGAGAGCCTTTGTTTCTTCCCAGAGAGACAAACTCGAAATCTGAAGACGACGGCCACATTTTGTCGTTCGTCCACGATGAAAAAACGTCGAAATCGGAGCTTCATATCGTCAATGCAATCACATTGCAGTTGGAAGCGACCGTGAAGCTGCCATCGAGGGTTCCCTATGGTTTCCATGGCACATTTGTGAGCGTCAAAAGTTTGGCTACCCAGGCCTAA
- the LOC118482723 gene encoding uncharacterized protein LOC118482723, whose protein sequence is MYYKGSVPEAERSPKIQTAFSAGDSTEKVDQNPKSSSGFFSFPSINPKDTTSSLHSQSTKTGNGYEKVQYYDVATEQRAKFEKASADYAKRKENGEHDEFDEDSDSYYDR, encoded by the exons atgtattacaaaggcagtgttccggAAGCTGAAAGAAGCCCGAAGATTCAAACCgcatttagtgctggagattcaacAGAAAAAGTTGATCAAAATCCAAagagcagcagtggtttcttttCATTTCCAAGCATCAATCCTAAAGATACTACATCAAGTTTACATTCTCAAAgcacaaaaactggaaatggttat GAGAAGGTGCAGTACTATGACGTTGCGACAGAACAACGAGCAAAGTTTGAGAAAGCTTCGGCAGACTATGCTAAGAGAAAG GAAAATGGGGAACATGACGAGTTTGATGAGGATTCAGACTCATATTATGATCGATGA